The DNA segment caaacaaaaagttttaaaatgttaaatgcaCGAAAAAACTTTAGAGAACCATTTCCCGCCAGTTTTCAATtgattatatctataataaattaaaaaaaaagggagggGGTCTTAGTGGCCGAATGGTCTAATGAGTCGAACAACTATAACCTCTCAACACTGAGTTTGTGGATTCAAATTTCGCACGGTACAGGTGCACTGGGCTCCAAACTGAATTGACTAGACACTCCGGGTACTCATGCTTCCTTCGCCAATTCAAACTGGCAGCCAAGACATATCACAATAGTGTTAAAAGTGACGTTGAACACCAATTAATCAAAAACAAGGAAGAGAGCTctcatttgtttttacatttaacgGTCCACTATGATTATACTGGCAATCTATAACACTCTTTTTATACTAAAGCTTCTTATTTTGAAGCAGAGGAGCAATCACTTTTTTTGCGCTATTAATCTGTATTCTGGTACTAGTGCTAAAAAGTGCACTGTACTATGTACAACGTCTGGAAAAATACAGACAATCAATAAAGCCGTGTATCCTAATAGTCTATATCATTCAAGTTATCTGGAAGGATTAATGTCTGAGACATATGGAAcaataggtagtttcgtttttgatactgactttatcatgtggaatatctagacgagcccGTTTGGGCGAGttaagatattccacatgatatagtctgTACCgaaaacgaaactacctattattctgtttatcggtaattatgTTTAATTGTCATCCAACGAATGatctttatttatcattatatagatataggaagatgtggtgtgagtgccaatgagacaactctccatccaaataacaatttaaaaagtaaaccattataggttaaagtacagccttcaacacggagccttggctcacaccgaacaacaagctataacgggcaccaaaattactagtgtaaaaccattcaaacgggaaaaccaacggtctaatctatataaacaaaacgagaaacgagaaacacgtatatattacataaacaaacgacaactactgtacatcagattcctgacttaggacaggtgcaaacatttgcagcgggattaaacgttttaatggatccaaaccttctccctttttctgaaacaatacctatatggagttaacTACTACTTCAATATGTTGAAAAGCATTTTAAACTTAATGTTGTagtttatcttttgatttaaagACGATTATGACTGGTTTCTGGGAAATTTGCTAGGGcaattaatatcaaaatcagATAATAGCTGATCTGACGAGGAAACTTTCCATCAGAGAACAAATGATGTAGAATACACTGACTATATGTCATCGTACAGAGAAGTTTTTTTCTCATGTTAATTTCACATGAACTTTATGTAAAATATACTTGAAATTCACCTAAAACGAgctaaaatgtaaaatgttcatGTAAAATTCACGTACCAAATTGTATTTttcctaatttgaaaattaagatgTAGTTTGAATGACTTTAATAAATATTCACATAACCTCGAGCTCGTACATTTGAGTAGAAATCTCAAAAATTTCACGCGACATTCACGTGATATTCACGTAAAATTCACTATAGTGAAATTTCTTtgtgtacggtcttcaacaataaataGAACCCGCACTGCGTATGTAAAACATAttggattttcttatcccaggcatagattaccttagccgtatttggcacaacttttaggaattttgaatcctcaatgcttttcaactttgtacttgtttggctttataaatattttgatacgagcgtcagtgatgagtcttatgtagacgaaacgcgcgtctggcgtactaaattataatcctggtacctttgataactattgaacaTAGAGCCAACgaccaaatttaaaaacaaaacaataaatgacaaacaaaatgatttatacatgtagcaacaaacaaaaaccactgaattacaagctcctgactaTCGAGAGACATCAGCAAAATGTGCTCCCTGACGTAATAGGACAATTTTTAGGATGTACTACTAAGGTTGAATTAAATAAATcgagaaattaaaattgatactataagtaAGAAGAGCATTCGTCTATGAACAAAATaaggtataaatattgataggttatgAAGCTCCGTTTTGAGATATTTGAGTTTTTAAAAATGGCGGGGGAAAGCTGACTCggtcttttatataaaaaagaagatgtggtatgattgccaatgcaaAAACtttccataagagaccaaatgacacagcaattaacaattataggtccccgtacagccttcaacaatgaacaaagcccacaccgcaaaatattttaccctgaagCTCAGGAAAAAAAACAAGGAGTCCGAACATGCGTTTTTGCAAACATATATTGAGGTTAAAAAATTCAacccccaatttcatggtctaTGGGAAATGGGGAAGATACCCGATTTCAGTTACCGTCAAGTCACGTATAAGTACATCATTAGgaccatggaagtaatatttgtTATTCCATGTTAATTTTAAGACCAAACTATAAACAAATTGTGTCACCTAATTATATCGCAACATTATTGTCATAAGTTTTCATTATCAAAACAACGGGCAACCTATATTTGCCCGAATTCTGGATTTTGACAGTTGTTACGTTAGTGCGAACAACGGGTATAAATAACGTTTGCACGAATTTGACTGTAatttaactgaattttaatttacattaaGAACTGAATATAACATGTACAGGAACTTTATACTTTATAACTTCATTACGATtctaatatgacagttgttattttaaacttcaacttgattaaaaactatcttgaccaaaaactttagcCTAAAGTGGGACAGGCGGACAAacggacaaacgaacggacgcaTAGAGCGAAAAACATTAAGTCGCTATACACCTAATCTGCTCTTCtaacttataaaaaatgtcTCTCAGCTGACTTACATATTTCCTTTTAGTATCgtgatattttatagttattataTCAATCTGTAGcctgaatatttgaaaatgatagaatctAAAACGAGGTGTATCAAATATTTTCGCTGTGTATGCTTTTGATTTTAAGACGAAAAACTCAACTCAACCATGATTGAATATAAGAGGTGTACTCTACATTCTCGTTTCAATGAAATAATcacttttatgatttttgtcctaaaaatcaggaaaaagatacttacaaatattaaactttctTTGGAATTTGTTTCGGCGAAATTAATGCTTATGCACAAAAAAGATCGACATGTATTCgcaactacaaaatgtataatacatgtaccacaatcatctattttataatatttgtctttagtttgaaaattacaaatatctCGAGCCTCAATCCTATAATTGAAGTAAGTGAAGAGACACTTTAATAATCCAAGCAAAATAGTAGCTTTTCAATAGGCAAAATGCGCTAACATGAATGTTTTTTCGTGCAAATATaggaaaaagaacaaaaacggctccgatttgaaaattaattgaatGAAAGATGCCCCCTTTTCTGACTTCGGTTAATCTCAATAGCATAAATAATCGAAGATATTTCTTTTAGATAAATCGCATTCTAATTATAGATTTTAATAAttacattgatattttataaattaattgtattaCGTATACGTTCCTTGTGATTCAAGTTTTAATTGATATTGCAAAAGAGTTCAATTAGATTGTTCATGTATTGAACAAGCGCGggcattttaatgttatgtctTTAATGTATGAAATCGTAGtttcagaaaatattatttctgCATTGAATAGAATAGAAATATAGATTCGATCAAGAAATGTGTCTTCtctattcatatatatatgttggttttttttttcttcagaataaagatatataaaaaagcaCAATAATTAgagaaaagaaattttaatttaaagtcgGGTTACATGAACATTACAgttgtgggtagttgtctcatatGGGAATCATACAAAATCTCattatttttagataaaacaCGAACAGTTGTCCTTTTCAACGTCCATTTAATAAGACTAGTTAGATCGAAGTCTTAGAATACGGACAGTTAAGTTGAGGGTTaagatcccgctaacatgtttaaccccgccgccacattctgtatgtatttgtctgtcctaagtcaggagaaTCGTGTACTTGGCTGGTGGACTATGGTATGCACAAGTAACGAGTGACGAATAAACTGtacattttcttcaaataaatttttattacatgATGACCATGCTACTGCATTGGCAGACGACAACTAACGCAATGATACTAGCTAAAACATAAGCTATCTTTTTCgatataaaagataaattgtGTGAGGCAGTCCCGATAACCAAAAGACCCAAAATAGGAATATAACAGGAGCCTGTAACTCAGTAGTTGTAATTTGTTgctttgtgttacatatttatttcgttaattttgttgtacattaattaagccgtttgttttctcgtttgaaatgttttacatttatgatttcatgaccttttatagctgaccatgcggtatgggcttttctaATTGTTGATAGCtctacggtgacctatagctgataatttatgtgtcatgtggtctcttgtggagagatttttaattggcaatcataccccatcttcttttGTCTTCATTTCTGTAACCTTTAAATTTGACGCCATTTGTCTAATCTCTGTATTTATTTGACTCACTACTCTCTATACAAGATTTCAGACACTTTCGTAAactattttacaatataaatttaaataatgtgtGGATGcagtaaaaatgtatttttagcATTAAGTGCTACATTACAAAACTGTACACATAATTTTGACAGGAGCtgtcattttagttttttgtacaTCCTTTACATATAGATAGTTCTTTTAACTTCTGTGCATATAGATATATGTTTTGAATCCGGAAATGATAATTAATCcacttaattttgttaaatgcttTTCTGTGTCTTTGAACGACTgcatatataaatgtatcatGGAGTATTTTATTGTCGTTTTATTGAAGAAATGTGAGCACACAGTGTGACGCAAGACTGCATGTTATTGGATAATGAATGCATAGATACATGTTGCATGACTGGATATGTTTAGAACCGTCACACTTCATCAAATTTTTAATgtgtatatcaatatttatatgtGACGatggaaaatatataaatccGTAAAGTTTCATGGACTATATTCAAAATGTTCCGCTAATTAGAACAATATATGTGTGAGATATAACCTTATGGAAAATTGTATTTAGTTTGATATGATAAGAACACACTCATATGCTGGTATGTTTGCGTGAAATCTATTAGGATGCGAAACGAAGGTACATGTGTACCGATAGTCTTTGATCTATTAGTTATTCAAGAAGTTATAATGGAAGACTCGTACCATATTTCTCTGTAGATAAAAGATAGATTTCAGAAATGATTTAAGATTGGATAGCGAAGTTTCTCCAAATATACAGCTATGACAAAGCCAGATCGGGGCTGGGCATGGGTGGTAGCCACATCTTCGTTTTTTGCACATTCTATAAGTGGATATTTCCAGTGGGCTAGTGGTATGGTTCATATAGTGCTGTTGGAAGCCTTCGATGATAGTTTGTTAAAAACGTCATGGGTCAGTGCTTTGTTTTTGTCCTTGATATCATTAGCAGGTGAATATTGatgagattttttattttttattttttattgctaCATGAATCGGTAGGTAATATCACGTCACGTGCTATTTAGCTTAAGCAATACTGTCTGTTTTCAGcggtatttatacatttttataggGAAAGGGGGACAACTAAAATACACTTCATCTAGTTTTTATCCCAGTTTTTATATCCCGAAACTTTACAAGAAATagtgagaataaaaaaaaatagaataaataaaggcaacagtagtataccgctgttcgaaagtcacaaatcgattgagagaaaaacaaatccaggttacaaataAACttccgaaataaaaaaaaatatcatgaagaACCGATAAAATGATCAATCAGATTACACAGTATAATGAGAActatcataatttttatttgcacGGACGTGTTTGCCTTAATAAAAATCAGAGACGTAGTATACGGTATTgggttttttctttctttaaggCCGTATGGTGGCCAATAactgcttacatccacttcattttaACTATGGTGGATATTAGTCTCATTGGCATCCATTACACATCTAGTGTTTATACGATTGCCAAAAAGAATAATTTCCACTTGAGACCGTCACCAAATGacgtttaatattttaaaatatttacattaaaatcaaTATGTTTCGTGAACTATCATTGTTCTTACAGGTCCATTGACCGGTGTTTTAATCAACAGATTCAACTGTAGAGTATCAATGATAGTAGGTTCTCTGATGCTTACCATTGGTCTCGTTACAACAGCATTTGTGCCCAACCTTAACTGGACATTTTTGACATTCGGACTTTTATcaggtaaatatttttaaaagttagttcatgaaaaaggtcaaaattaatatatgtaCATGTCTACCTGTAAATCTTGTGTTCTTTGACTAGTCCAAATATTAAGTATGACGTGTTGAAAggctcttttattattttttctttgacacCTTCatatagcctttcaagacgttattactttttaaaggtacacagtttttgaaaataccaagaaacgtactttacatgaaaaaaaaacaaccgtAGAGACGGATGTTCTATGGTAATACCCTCgccctgaacatgcatgaaatatttgccactgaacgttaagtaaccaacaatcaatcatctaTGAAATACTGATTACCAAATATATTGATTAAGTTTCCTATGATAATAGTCTATATAAAGAGATTTGGATAAAAATAATCCCATATCTATGTTACTATATATTAATGAACAATAACAGAGGAGTTGATTTACGTAACTTGAAGAGGTATTAAtggtaccacatcttctcatttATAAACTAGGACATTTTTGAATGAATAATTGGTCATTGCAAACAAAACTAAATGTAATGTCAACGTCAAAGGCACTAACCCAACAACACATATGTACCAGTATCACATATTGGCTACTTTTTATACCCTTGTTAGCTTTTTAAAAGGCCATGTCATCAAAGGAAAATgcgaaacaattcaaacggaaaaTACCAAGTTGAACGATCTTATTCATGCCAATTTACTTATCATCTTCTCACCTTTCTTACCATTGTTatggtatacataaattttcttCTAGAATAGCCGATGTCTCAAATTTGACCAGTAAAGTATACCCCATTTTTTCGCATAAAGTAACGTACACAGTACAgtaaattaaactaaaaaagTACGCATTGAATGAACTTGCACAGTAAAAAAAAGTCGAATGTGCATGTTTTTTCtcgtatattttaaaattatttttttctaaaaacataTCTAaggttaaattatttgtaactgGTTATATTATGATTCATTTAGGTTCAACACTAGTATaacaatatttctttatatgCTTTATAAATCTCAAAACATTAATATTGCCTTAGCAATAATTCATGCGTATCGGTAAATAGGCAGCAGTCGTccgtcttcaacaatgagcaaaaccctgACCATAGAGTAAACTTTAAAAGTCCACAACATAAAGagcaaatgtgaaacaattcaaacaagaaaaccaattgtctaatttataacaaagaaataaaaggaaaaaaaatagacaCCAATCAACGCCTACCACTGGTTAACAGGCTACTGACTATGAACAGTCACATGACGAATGGAACGGAGTAACGGCGATCgccaaaccctcccctaacatgTGACAGTAGTGGAACAGCAAAACTTCAGAATAAagataatagatataggaagatatagtatgagttccaatgagacaactctccatccaaataacaatttataaaagtaaaccattaagggttaatgtacggccttcaacacggagccttggctcacaccaaacaacaagctataaagggccccaaaattattcgtctaaaaccattaaaacgggAAAGCCAACGGTCCAATCTATATacataaaaacgagaaacgagaaacacgtataaatttcataaacaaacgacaagtactgtacatcagattcctgacttaagacaggtgcaaacatttgcagggggattaaacgttttaatggtaccaaaccttctccctgtttctgaaacaatagtataacatcgcaacatagaaaaccacatGATAAGCCTGATATCTTGGATACCTTTTTTTAGATAGTGCTTACATATTTCATAAGCTATGTTTTCATCTCTTTAAAGGGACTGGTCTAGGAATATGCTATAACTCTGGACTCATTGTTCTCGGATTCAACTTTGAACGAAAACGAAACCTAGCATGTGGATTTGCTATATCAGGATCAGGTATAGGTCCGTTTCTGCTGACTCCTATTTTCCAGTTTATTTATGAGACCTACGGTAGAACAGGCTATTTTATCCTTCTTGGAGGTCTCTCTTTACAGTATTGTGTATGTGCTTCAACTTTCTGGGAAtcagaaatagaaaaaagatcaaaagaacGCAAACCTCTTCAAAACCAAAGTACTCATGACTCTTGTAGACCGTATTTATCCATTATGAAAAATATACCAATGTCGTGTATATGCTCATGCCTTTTTGTAGCGGATATAAGCGTCTTccttttgtatttacattttccaAAATACTGTTTGCAGACGAATTCAACAAAATCAGAGATATCTCTATTCATGTCACTGGCAGGTATATGGAGTGCTATAGGCAAGTTACTGTTTGGCATGGCGAACAACAGTCACGATATCGACGAAACTATTACGCTTTTCGGAACCTTCGGGATTTTAGGTATTGGTACCATAATTTTTCCTTTCTTCCGTTATGAGTTCTATGCTAAAGTTATATATGCAAGTGTTCTTGGCTGTTATTCCGGTTGTTGTTGGATTGTATTAAACACTATAGTGATCTGCATCATCGGAAGAGAGAGATTTGCTCATGCCATTGGATACATAATGCTTTATTGTGGGCTAGGAACACTTTTTGGACCTCCTCTTGCAGGTAAGTAATAATGTtcctatttttaaaatatataatgataatgaaaattaatgcattttcaatttcattttgaacaaaacaagctattaaaatgcataattttacttttttgaaatttcgaTTAAAAGAAGCATTCGGCTTTTGTCTggtctttggtcgggttgttatctctttgatattttccccatttccattttcatggTTGTATTAGATCTGAAAAACCCATATCATAAAGCGTGAACTCGGATGATAAAGCGTACTTATTTTGTGATTTCATGAATCAAATATAAACTCTCAAAAGAGCGATGTAATGTCATATGATGATTGATTGGGGAGAGGGAGGGGTTATTGTGTAATGAAAACGCAATGGCAATAAGTTCAGGACTAAAccaaataaatttttgatacaaattaaaaaatattaaaaaatacttgTGCAAGGTACTAAGCTGACCAGGATAAAGGATggtcaatttgtttttacactTCAAAAGGGAGGCTTATGGAAAGGGTGGAAATTTTAACTAACAACATTCATTTAGAAATTTGTTGCAATAACAGCGACAAGGCTGTATATTTATTAGCATCTCGCAGAGCTAAACGGTCTCTCTACTTTTTCAAGTATTCATCAGCCGGACAATATAAGTCCAGTGCCgaccatatttctatttataaaccAATCGATTGGGTTGACCACTCATAAGCacaataaatcaaatacaaataaattgttcaGTCATTCATTATATTGTAGGATTTATTGTTGACTTTGGTGGAACATACGGTGATTCTTTTACAGCAGCAGGTTTGTATACAATAATATCAGACGGAAAAGAAACAGACATATAGGTTATGAAACAATACACCACTACAAATATAGACGTGCAAGTGAGACCTAAAAAGACTGTAAGATTAAATCGTGTTTTTCATCACAAACTATCGTAtatgatttcacttttttttttttttttttagaattttttcattttcatttttacccgatgatgttgttttgtttttcctcACACGTTGTTgtcaattatattataaaatcatttgtGACTGTTATAAAAGTGAGAGGTCTACTAAGCTGTAAAACTAGGTTTACTCGACCActttattcaaaaagaaatgCTTGTACTAAGTCATATGAATGTGACAGTTATTTTCTATTCGATTATTGTGTTtatggttttgccatttgataaaggactcCCGTAACTCCGTTGAAAGTCgctaatcaaatgtcaaatcaAAGGATAagacacatcaaacgaatggacaactgcCATagttctgacttg comes from the Mytilus trossulus isolate FHL-02 chromosome 3, PNRI_Mtr1.1.1.hap1, whole genome shotgun sequence genome and includes:
- the LOC134709728 gene encoding monocarboxylate transporter 12-like, whose product is MTKPDRGWAWVVATSSFFAHSISGYFQWASGMVHIVLLEAFDDSLLKTSWVSALFLSLISLAGPLTGVLINRFNCRVSMIVGSLMLTIGLVTTAFVPNLNWTFLTFGLLSGTGLGICYNSGLIVLGFNFERKRNLACGFAISGSGIGPFLLTPIFQFIYETYGRTGYFILLGGLSLQYCVCASTFWESEIEKRSKERKPLQNQSTHDSCRPYLSIMKNIPMSCICSCLFVADISVFLLYLHFPKYCLQTNSTKSEISLFMSLAGIWSAIGKLLFGMANNSHDIDETITLFGTFGILGIGTIIFPFFRYEFYAKVIYASVLGCYSGCCWIVLNTIVICIIGRERFAHAIGYIMLYCGLGTLFGPPLAGFIVDFGGTYGDSFTAAGVLLLCGAFIGLLSSLCQNKDNQNKDIYLDFEIDIELTEKEQMLNIK